The window GAAGTACTTTTCCTGTCCACAACATAACCAGCATAGTCAGCATCAACATACCCAATAAGATTAACATTGTCACCTTAGGGGTAGTACAAGACCAACTCCTGTGTTCCCTTAATATATCTTAaaattcttttggcagccttcagattagattccttgggatttgattgaaaccttgcacatagcCCCATACTAAAGACAATATCAGGTCTGCTGGCAGTGAGGGAGAGaagagacccaataatgcctctgTACATGGTTTAATTTACAGGAGATCCAGACTCATCCATGCCCATTCGAGTAGCAGTggcaatgggagtgtctatcacttttgatgcttccatatcAAACCTCTTTAGGAGCTCCTTGATGTATTTCTGCTGGCAGATGAATGCACCTTTTATGGACTACttcacttgaagacccaagaagaaattcaactcacccatcatactcatttcaaactcacttcccatgagttttgcaaattcttcacacagtGAATCAACTGTTaccccaaaaatgatatcatcaacatatacctgaGCAATGAGCAGGTTTCTCCCCCGCTTCTTCAGGAAcaaggtgttgtcaatttttcctcttgtaaaaccattttctaagaggaactttgacagcctttcataccaagctcgaggatCCTGCTTCAACCCATACAATGCCTTATCCAATTTGAACACATATTCAGGGTATTCATGAtattcaaaccctggaggttgctttacatagacttcttccttaagaaatccattcagaaatgcacttttgacatccatttggaatagaGTGAATTCCATATGTGATGCAAAAGCAATATCATAATCGATTCCTTCCTCATGATTGTAGTCTTGAACTACTAGCCTAGCCTTGTTCCTTGTAGTGTttccatgttcatcaagcttattcctgaatacccacctggttcctatgatGGTTTGATTTGAGGGTCTAGGTACTAGGTGCCATACATTGTTCCTTTCGAACTGATGCAATTCATCTTGCATGGCAGTGATCCAGTTTGCATCTTTTAAGgcttctttgatatttttgggttctatttgggaaAGAAAGGCTGAGAAGGTAAGTGAATTTATGGCTTTTGATCAGGTTTGGACAACTGAATCTAGATGGgtaattatgttgtcaagaggatggGAGATTTTATGTTTCCAGTTGGGCACTTGAACCTCATTTGTAGAGGAGCTGGGTAGATCTAACTGGTTACCATGTATTCTTCTCTCAGCTACCCGTGGAGTACTTTGcactgcatcaaccactctttcttcagctttagTGGTTGTAATTATGGTACTTGGTTCCCTTGAGGAAAAAGCTGCATTGTCTCCACTTGACTCATCATGTCTGCCTTTCCGATTGtcatgtcaatgacttcaccTGGAACCAATAGGGGCTCCCCATCTTGATCATCCTTGTTGATTTTTTTACAGGAGGGATAAGACTCGTCAAAAATTATGTgaacactttcctcaacacaCTGAGTCTGCTTGTTGTATATcttgtaagctttgctttgagaagagtaCCCCAAAAAGATTCattcatcactcttggcatcaaatTTTCTAAGCTGATCCTTTCTATTGTTGAGAACATaacatttgcacccaaatgttcttaggtgaaTCAGCTTGGGCTTCCTTCTATTTAGCAACTCATAGGGGGGTTTTGTCTAGGAGagatctgatcatgcacctgttcaccaagtagcaggcagtgttgacagcTTCAGCCTAGAAGTTCTTTGCAATCCCACTGTCGATCAGCATTATTCTTGCCATTTCCTCAAGAGTTCTGTTCTTCCTTTCCACAACTCCATTTTGCTGGGGAGTTCTTGGGGATGAGAAGTTGTGAGTAATGCCATTCTCGGTACAGAATTCATCAAACTTTGCATTGTCAAACTCTGTTCCATTATCTGATCTAATGCATGCTACTCTCCATCCCATCTTCActtggattttcttcacaaaggctACAAATACTTCAAAggttttatattttattctaagAAACAGAGTCAAAGTGAATAtggagtagtcatccactatcacaaagatgtatctttttcctccccTGTTTTGCACTCTTATAagtccacacagatccatataAAGAAGATCAAGTGGTTTTGAGGTGCTGACAACTTTCTTTGACTTGAATGAGGACGTCACATGCTTCCCTCTAGCACATGTATCAAACTTTGTGTTCTTTGAACTttgacatgggcacaccatgaaccAGGCCCTTCTGAATTAGTTTATTCAGAAGAGAGAAACTTGCGTGCCCCAGTcttctgtgccatagttcagcatTATCTTCAATAGCTTTCAAGAAACTTAGATCACCACTTTGTAGAGactcgaaatcagcaacatagatgttcttgtatcttttagCCACAAGTACCACTTCACTAGTTACTAGATTTGTATCTgtgcatattttggacaagaactccaccttgtttcctttatcacaaaTCTAATAaacactcaagagactgtacttaagaccattgacatagtacacattctcaactgagtgagtgagtgactttccaacttttccaacaccaagaatgtaccccttttccccattttcaaaggatacactccctccttacatggcttttagtgaaagaaagtccatagtatttccagtcatgtgctttgagcaacaactgtccatgaaccattgttgactgcttcctttcactgttccctaCACAAGGAGATCACatgttagatttaggaacccaagcaagtttgggtcccttgtaataagcaagaggatgaataagtgCTCTTTTAGTCCATGCAGGTAAAATGCATTTCTTATGAGTGGCACCTGGTCCCTTTTCAGTAGTTACTTTCGTAgcaaaaactttgtttttctgCAGAGATTGAACCCTGGCTTGGCAATTTCCTTGAAATGTCCATTGTTCCCACAATGGGTACACAACTAATTATCGGGTACAGTAACATATTTGTTGTGAGGGCTATAAGGAGTTCTCTCCTTTTGAAACCTTATTCCCTACCTGTTACCACCATTATTAACATACATAGCAATAATAGCTTTCGAGGACCAGGTCCATTTAAGGGACTTCTCAAGATCATTCTTTACTCTTTCCAGTTCTGTATGAAGCTGCCTATTTTTCTCAAGTTTAACACACAAACTAGTTCTCACAGCAGTTAACTCtttttcaagcttaatgtgtgcctcactAGCTGTCTCTTTCCCTTTTTTCAGAGTTTCCAGGCCTACACTCATCTCCAAGTTCCTCTATTGTTTCCTTTAAGTCTATAATCACTATTAAAAGATCATCTCTCTCCTTATCAATAACATTCACTTTCTCCACTAAGGCCTCTTTTTCTTTACTGAAATTCTTAATAGTTTCCTTTAAGTCAACAACTACAACCACCAAATCATCTTTTTCATGTTCTACACTAGCAGTTTTTTCAGTTAGAACCACCTTTTCATTCTCAAGATTACTTATGCTTTCCTTCATATCATCTACACACACACTACCAAAtcatctctagtttgttcagCTTCTCCTAGTTCTATGGTCAAGGCATCTTTATCATCTACAAgactatgataggcatcaatTAATACATTTGCTAATGACATGAGTTTCTTAAGGGAGTAGGATTTCATATTTCTCTGAACATTCCTGAAGTTTACCTCATCATTGTCATCTTCTTCATTATCGTTTGATTGAGCCATCAAAGCAAATATAGAATCAGATTCATTTCCTTCACTTTCAACTTCCATCATGGAGCTATCACCTGCATCAGTTTCTTCTTCAGACTCACTGGAGGAATCTCCCCATGCTGTAAGATCTTGCTTCACCACATTGTCAGCAAATCTCTTCCTTTTGAAGTGTTTGTCAGGAACCACGTTCCTCTTTGCTGCTTTATCAGGGTTGTATTTGAAGTGTTCTTGCTTCATGAGAAGGCAATCTTTGATGAAATTCCCTGGCTTTCCACATTTATGACAGAGGTTATAGTTCTTTGGTCTACTGGAGTTGCCCTTTTCTAGTATTCctccatttcttctgaccatcttctgaatttttttggttaagtaagccatgtcaCTGTCCTCCTCACTTGAGTCGTTGCTTTCATCTTTGAGTActaggttcttttccttcttcggTTCTTTTCATTTACtatctatcttcctcttcatttCGTAGGTTTTCAGATTTCCAACTAGCTCGTCTATGGTTAGCTCTTGCAAGTCCTTTGCTTCAATAATATCATTCACTTTACTCTCCCATGAACTAGGCAGAATACTAAGAATTTTCCTCACGAGCTTGTTCCTAGGAATGACTTTACCAAGTaagtgtaactcatttatgatggaagtaAATCTTGTGTACATGTCTTGAATAGATTCATCAAAAAGAGCTCATACTCAGTGGTAAGCATATCAATCTTAGATTGCTTTACTTGAGTGGTTCCCTCATGTGCTGTTTGCAAAActtcccatatctccttggcGGATTGACATGCTGAGATCCTCTTGTATTTATCAGGTCCTATGGCACATACCAAAATGTTCTTGGCACAAAAATTTTTCTCCACAACTTTCCTATCTGCATCGGTGTATTCTTTCTTGGTCTTTGGCATCATCAATGGAAGATCTCCGACACTCTTTGTTGGGACATAAGGAACATCACATATAACATCCCACAACTcagaatcttcagccatgataaaatcatgcattcttgtcttccaccatcTATAGTACTGCCCATTGAACCTGGGGGTCTATACGTAGACTGACCTTCTTCGAAATTTAGTGGAACAGCCATGGATCCTTTGTAGGTGTTAGCATGATaggaacccgctctgataccaattgatagtttatatgagtccaccaaattaTAGAGAGGCCAAGTCCTCTTATGAGTTTCCTTTGAGAATGCTAATGAAACAGTAAGTAAGACAgggagttttacgtggaaaaatccctgctcaaggggataaaaaaaccacgacctacactggtaggatttcaacttcactatgagcaacttttagattacaacctatgcaatctaggaattaaactcttaatccctcactaacttgcaatacacctattacaagccactttgcaatacacctattacaaagacttcaactcatgactaactctagtcacgaaCACAAATACTAagggtttatggttttacaagGGGTTCCTAAGCAACGCTTCTAGATAAgcaaagtaggaattacaatgaagagcaattacaaagttacaactcaactaaggacaacaagatactagatttaggaactggtccATAGTAGTGTTAAACTTtattcttgatgcacttgagaattgaatGCTCGAATATCAGATGGCTTCAATGCTTGGAATgaattctcaagtgttcaagtgatgttttgttgtaATACTCCTGTTAATACAACTTGGATGACATTACTTGAATGATGTAATCACTTGGTTGGTCAAGGGATAAGTGAATGCAGAACTGTGCTGCACTATTTCTGTGTATagtgcaggcagtcactttccaGCTGTACACAGTTGACTTTGTACTGTTGTCAGGGCAACACAAAGGGTATCAGGTTCGTGTGTTGattctctatcttctgaagttgTACCAATTCAGATTAGCTGGAGTCCATTGATTTGCGATGTGTACCAAGTATGTCAGGTTCCTTAACTGGTTCTTTGACagttaagtttgttagatcatcaaaacataaagctaAGACATTGTAAACCCATCACATATACAAGGAAAACcacaccatcacacgaatatCACCAACAACATGCCCCAagccatcacatatcatccctgatattgccacccttatttctctgatagccacctgtatcactccgccctgaaaatatcattagccacccgtatcactccgatAGCCACCCATACCACTCTGCATAATAACCACCCTTATCGTTCTGTCCGGACAGTAATACAATAGCCGCCCGTATCAGTCTGCACAATCAACAACAATGAGATATGCcccgcataacaacaacggtaaaatgccacccttatactttTATAACAATAACCAATCCACATAACAATTCACATGTGCTATATTACAACAACACGACATATCAACTCGTTCCAAAAGTGCCAATAGGCCATAACCTTTCCAAAAgaaccaacaatatcaatatttccacaataaatagcccatgacTCAAACACAATGGGTATAGAATcttaataacaacaaaatgaacgaGAAAGTAACTCAACTATGAACAACACTccctttaaacacaacttcaattaaattgGATTAATGACTTTtaataacttcaacttcaattaatttCTTAAAGGTAAACTCGATAATGAAGTTATTTTCAATGCAAACTTTGGATTCTAGAGTATGAAATAGGCAAACAATAAAAGAGATGGCACGAATTAGCAACTACGTcaaaatgcatgagaataacccgacaacaaaaaggatatcatgtaacaacaatttcagTTAAGAGTAACTCACTAATAAAGGaagtcacataataataaaggtaacaacttcaaataaaacatataaaagtaaacttgacaagtaaaggatgtgacatgtaacaacaacttcaaataaagcatgcgcaagtaaacaagacaattaaaagatataacatgtgctaacaattccaaataaatacatgaaataagcctaagagtctaaatcgatcaatttttacatataagcccgagtacgtacttaTCACCTTAGGTACATGactttcacatgacacaaaatagCACGATCGACTCAAAtcttaaggggtaattcccctacacaaagttaggcaagatacttacctcaaggaagccaaatcaatactctaattggccttctcgtgtgaaacaacccTTGAACGACTCAAATCTATGCAAAATAACTCAATATCATAAAAGAAAATCATagaaaacaattccggataataaagtttcgatctttaatgaaaacaaaaaatcaaccccggactcgcacctcgaaacctgataaaatttataaaatgtgAACTCTCATTCAattactagtccaaccatactaattttatccaattccgactctgaatcgatgttcaaaacccaattgTTCTCTTTACAAATTTTTTTGATAGAAACCCCCAATTCTCCAATTAAAATATGGATTAATTCACAAATGAACTATTGGAATcatgttaaaatataaaaattgagaTTAGATACTGACCCCCACAAAAATACAAGAAGAACGccgcaaaaatcacctcaatcggAGCTCTAGAACTAATGATATACTCAAAATACCAAAAGAGCGCAATTTGATTTTTTTCATACACATGCATTTTCGCTTTTGCGCCCAAAAAGGCATACCTGCGCATTTCCAACTGTCATTTCCGCTTTTGCAGAcaatttttcgcacctgcgtggtcgcagatgcgggccCAACTTTGCATCTGCGAAGCACCAGCTCCAGCTCTCTTCTCCCATGCTAAAATGAGCACAACTCCCTGATACGTTAttcaaattcgatgattctttttgctacgactcatttgcttaatgttgtgccatttatgcttgaaaaaacgacgtcaaaatataaaaaacaagagcaaacctatctgaaactcagccgaaccactcgggaccccgttcgaacatatcaataagtcccaaaacataatatagacctgctcgaggccttaaatcccacataacaacatcaaaaccacgaatcatcgatcaagatcaatctcataagttcataaacttcagaCTTCGAACCAAGCGTTTTGTTCAAGCCTAACCATTCCGAAATGAACCGAAATTTTGCAtccaagtttcaaatgacatatcGAACCTATTACAACTCTCAGAACAATAATTCGAACCtaataacatcgaagtcaactcccggtcaaacctatgaactttccaaaccttccaatttccaactttcgccaaatagtaccgaaacatccaaatgcaaatcgggcatatgcccaagtcaaaTA is drawn from Nicotiana tabacum cultivar K326 chromosome 22, ASM71507v2, whole genome shotgun sequence and contains these coding sequences:
- the LOC142176021 gene encoding uncharacterized protein LOC142176021 — its product is MHDFIMAEDSELWDVICDVPYVPTKSVGDLPLMMPKTKKEYTDADRKVVEKNFCAKNILVCAIGPDKYKRISACQSAKEIWEVLQTAHEGTTQVKQSKIDMLTTEYELFLMNLFKTFIPRNKLVRKILSILPSSWESKVNDIIEAKDLQELTIDELVGNLKTYEMKRKIDSK